In the Diospyros lotus cultivar Yz01 chromosome 13, ASM1463336v1, whole genome shotgun sequence genome, GATTAGGGTCATGTGTAACTTATTTGATTGCATTAAATAGCCcccttacactttcaaaatattgtaatcagccacaatttgttattattttacataattttatgcaatttattggttgattaatacaaaattttgtatttttttgatgtattgaaattctatatgtagaattatgtattttgtatgtaaattattgtataaaattatataaaataacaataaattgtgGTTGATTGCAATATTTTAAAAGTGTAAAGAAGTTATTTGATGCAATTGAAAGTGCAACGGGATAAGTTAATATGACcctaaaggtgtgtttgattgcattacttagaatttaattctaggtaatattacatagaaaataaaaatcaccctacccccttagaaaatgaattctatgaaaataaactttaaatgcttgtaccatatatatttttctataaaaaaattaaaagtgtttgattatttttcataaaaaatatataataattatatattttttataaaaaaatatgtggaATCAAACTGACTCTAAggttttcatataatttaccctttttctCTATTCTGTTTCTACCTTATTCGGTTGGCATTTCTGTTTTGGTTGGGTCTGTTTCCGTGCAAGGCAGAGAAGATGGAGCCTTTTTGTGCATTTTATACACTGTGGTGGCTTTCCCATTTTAGCCATGACTTGGTTGTTTTCTTGTCGTGGCGGAAGAGACGTGAGGAAAGAGACTGCTTTAACGAACAGCGGGAACGCACGCAGGGAAGAAGAGGCTGCAATAAACCATACAGAAGAACACAACGCCTCTGCCGTAACGCATGGAATATCCCACTTTGagatgctctctctctctctctctcctcatttTACAGGAGGAAATTAGGGCAAGACACTGGTCGGCATATATCCGCCAAGCCATCAATCAGCGGCCTCTCTTTCAACCTTTCACACAAGGAAGGTGGACCTGTAATGGAAACCCCAGCCCGTTATCCTATTCTGTTTACACTGCTCCTTTTTTCCCTATAAATGGAGCTCCCGACTCCACCGCTACTTCACACTCACAGCGCCATGAAATCCACCAGTTCAATCTTGCTGATCAAGCTCTTCATTCTGCAATGCTCATTGTCGCTTCTGTGCGTTGCCGTTGCGCAGCaagattttgatttcttctactTTGTGCAACAGGTGAGCCATCCATCGATCTATTATCTCTCTgtgcttttaattaattagttaattagtcGATGATTCTTAGGACTTCATGTATTTTTGTGAACATGTAGTGGCCGGGATCGTACTGCGACACAAAGGCGAGTTGTTGCTATCCGACGACGGGAAAGCCGGCGACAGATTTCGGCATTCATGGACTCTGGCCGAATTACAAGGACGGATCTTACCCCTCGAACTGCGATCCTGATAGCCACTTCAATCGATCCCAGGTTCGTAGGAACCAAAtcaattagaatatttttaatattaatcaaCTTAGGAAGTCTATATATGGTGATGGCGGTGCAGGTATCGGACTTGATCAGCAGAATGCAGAGGAGTTGGCCGACGCTGGCGTGCCCGAGGGGAGATGGCTCGTTGTTCTGGTCGCACGAATGGGAGAAACACGGGACCTGCTCCGAGTCCGTTCTTGACCAGCACCACTACTTCAAAACAGCTCTCAATTTGAAAGAAACCCTCGGCCTCCTCCCAATTCTCCAGTCCGCAGGTACTTCCATGGATATGCTATTTAATTATTTCCCCATCATTTATACTCATATATTTTACTAAACAACACAACAAAACACCATTGAATGAGATGAGACCACTTACAATAATAATGGCCCAAATTAAAAGAAGATGATTTTTACCCGAAATTAACGAGTAGATGATGATTGACAGGAATCAACCCGGATGGAGGATCCTACAGCTTAAGCAGGATCAGAGGAGCCATAAAAGATGCACTTGGCTTCACTCCGTGGATCGAATGCAATGTTGACGCATCGGGCAACAGCCAACTGTACCAGGTTTACGTATGCATTGACAATCAAGGATCAAACACCATTGAATGCCCGGTGCTTCCCACCGGCAGCAAATGTGCTTCCACCGTGCAGTTTCCTTCCTTCTAGAGTAGAGCAGGTTTCACGGCTGCGGCACGGCACGGCACAGCAAAGGGTGTCAAAACGTTCACTCCACTTGTGACGGGGACTTGACAATCACCAGACGTCAGAAAACATAACGAAACCCAAAAAGAAACTGAAATAAATTGTATTTCCAGTCATATTTAGTATCTGCTTCTCCACTTGTGATGTGGATCTGATGATACATGGGCTTGAATATGTTTGTATTGAgcggaaaatatgagatttgaaaaaaaaaaaaaaagtgacatataaaaaatattttaaataaaaataatttctattatATTTAACAATTTACTGAAAGGAAGTGAcgtaactttttatttaaataaatttatctctcaactttttcaaataaatttatcttgcaCCTtacacacataaaaaaaaaaaaaataacccaTGTCTctcaatatattaaaaaaaatttaacaaatagattaataaaaatttaaaatattttttaattttattttaattattttatatcttgattcaaaaaatattttaatataatataatcttatttattttaacatatacTATCTAAGTAGAGAATTGGTGACTTGATTAGAGAtgttaatgtaaattattttatttgcctttattttaatttttagtgattattattttaaaaattaaatgagtaTTTTACGAAGTGATGAACTTACTTATTTAGTCAATGAAAGAAGACAGgaaattattatgtttaaaaaatataaattgtaaaGGTGTTTGGTGTGAAATGAAATCCTTTTCCTTTCGCATATTCAACCCTTTGAATTTCTGGATTCACATTACGCATGTGTAGGTGTCACTTGATTACCTTACTTTTATATCCGACCTTATGGTAGCAATAATTCCTAATATAGCTTCCATTCCATCAATGCACTTTCACTTCACCCTTGCATTCTTGTCTTGGTTACATCAATATGTGACGAGGGAACactttaaaaagataaaaattattaagttatttttttaaaaaaataattaattttatattattatgatCCTTATCAacaagtaataaaaaataacacgtGTCCTTGTATTTGAcccaattcaaaaaaaaaaaagagatcgACAAATTCAACTCTTGAATATTAATCTTTGAGTATTTGAGATTGGTATGATAAATTTGTTGGTATTCAAATTTAGTTTGACAAATCTTTTATCAGCTTGTAagatcaaaaatttaaaaaataacaccTAATATCCACCCAGCCAATATGAAGGAcaagaacttttttttttttttgccctcACGAATGTAGTATAAATGGCAGTTAGGTAGCAAATTGCGGCCAATATAAAGGACAAGAACCCCCAAAGATAAAAGGCATCTAAATCTAATTCATCTTTGCTCACAAGGTACTATTCAGTACTAGTACTACTTTATTGAGTTGAGCAATTTGATATCAATATGTTTCCTCTATAATAATTCcatgataataaaataagtttACTAAACAAATGTTGAATTTTGTGTTGTTATCATATGTAGTTAAGATAGGATAATAAATTTGGATAATTTATTCTATTGTTATttagatataacaataaatttgtaattgcaTAAGAATGTCTATCATAAATTTGTAGTTTTCGAGAAATctgtgaaaaataaaatgattaggAGTACAGAATGTTTCTTGTGTGAGTcatttaatacttaaattagtCTTCACATAAGagtgtaataaaataaaaagattgtaccctgagtataATTTTAGTCTTACTTGAATCAAATGAACCACCGCTTATTTATAAAGGTTGAAATTCACAAGTAAAAGAGTATTTTATCTTTCAAATCATGTGTTCTACATTTTCAAAtagatatattaaatataagtttGACACATTCATAATCTCAGGAGAGGCTTTCGGGAGGTCTCTCGAGAGATGCCCTTGGGCAAAACTTCTCTCTTTAAACTTCTTTCTCTTGGGACTATCATGAACTTAAACCCACTTTCTTGAACACGAcatatttaattcttaaattcacttaaatatttaaaatttacctcaatttaataatttattgaatttctCAATCACTGAGTTAAAGATCagactaaaaatttaaaataggaGGTTGATTCCGTCTGTCTCGATCGAAGCCATGACCAAATGGGAGTTGTTTATTCAATGGGAGACAAGGACAAAAAAACACACTAATGAATAAAGAaacataagaaaaaataacaataaaacaaGCTACCGCCAAACTTAGAGTACCACCCTTACAAATGTGataattgtgattttttttcaatttagaattttcacattaaatttttttatgttcttttatGTATGAATTCTATAGAAGCTTAAGAGTACAAATTAAGTATATATTGAGGGGAACAATTTTATATTGGAtagagttaaaataaaaattttcttataaaaattgatccttttttttcataaaaaataattttttattcgcATCATAATTGATGTTGCTATGTAGATGGAACTCACTGCAACACCTCTTATTCTCTTGTaaatttagagtgtgtttgattgtacatatttttcatagaaaatatgtaattattacatattttctatgaaaagcaatcaaacacttttaacttttctatagaaaaatatgtatggtacaatcATTTAAAGCTTATTtccatagaattcattttccaagggggtagggtgatttttattttctaggtaatattatctagaattaaattctaggtaatgcaatcaaacacacgcTTAGAGTAAAATTAGTGTTTGATAATGATCAGTGAGGAAAGAGTTATTGTATAATGAACGTAAAAAATTGAGGACTTAATTTTATAGTCTGCATAGAAGATAGTTAGAGCGTGACTTTTGTTGGAGACCTCGTCAAGGATGTGATCAAGCATGATCAAGACAAGATATTAAGGGCTCGAGCCATGTTGGTGGTTGAGTCATACTATAGTCGAGACACTAGATCTCATCACATGGTGGATGGAGATGCCTTCCAAGAGATGTTCAACTCACTAAAATTGCATCAAATGTTTATTTTTGGTGGTCCATATGACTATTTGAGTTGGGTCACAAGACACTTTAATTAGGATTGATTAGTGAATTGATTATTTACCTTGATTAAAACTGTATATTTAAttgacacacatatatacatattattttattggGTAATGACCATAAAAAAGAAGACTCAtataagcaaaaaaataaaagaagaccCATCAAAGTAAACTTTTCTTTtactagataaaaaaaaaaattatgattattagTGTCACTAACACatcaaattacacttaaaaattctaaaaattaatgcAAGTGTGTGGAATCTAGAAATGGAGATGCATTGCACACAACTTAAGAGAGACTGAGCCATGCACTTATCAATGGAGATAAGCTTGCAGTAGTTAATTAATCACAAAGGCCCCTTAATTGTATCCATGTTACCATGAATCACCCACCATGGCTTTGGCTAAGTAATTTGTTATAATCCTAATTAAGTCTGAAATCTGATAAAACTGTACACGCATGCTAACGTGGAGGCTAATCCTCTCTTATTAGAAAATTTACATACTGTGTCTCGTGTgtaaattattgtaataaagGGTAGAATTATTTATTGAACATGATAAATAATTCTACCACGTGATATGGACATGACAAACAGGAGGGAGTATCATCAACATGAGGCTCAAATGGGCAAAAATAATTGCTTGATGGCTGTAGAGGATGGGAGTGGGTTGTCGAAAACATTGTCCtattaagtaaataataatCAGCACAAGCCAAGGCCATCcccatatgcatatatatatgtatgaatgggATGGATATACGTACCGTAAAGCATATTCCATCTGATCGGGCTCTTATTGCATCTTGTCATTTGCCTATAAATGCAAGCCATCACCCACCAAACATGGCATCCCATTAAGTCCATAGCTGGCTTGCTCTCAACTGCAAAGTTCATAAATATATAGAACACAAGGAAATAACGGAGAAGTTGACAGAAAGGAAGAAACATGAAAGGCAGGCAGTCAAGTTTCGTCTTCATCAAGCTCCTGGTGATACAAAGTGTGGCGGCTCTAAGCGTCGCCagggattttgatttcttctactTGGTTCAACAGGTGAGGAGTCTGAGGGATCCATGATGCATGGATCTGGATCTCATTCTAATGTCTAATGTTGATGACAACATGCATGTTTTCTGTGCAGTGGCCGGCGTCCTACTGCGACACAAAGAGAAGCTGCTGCTATCCGACGACCGGAAAGCCGGCGGAGGATTTCAGCATTCACGGGCTATGGCCTAACTATGACGACGGCACTTACCCTTCTAACTGCGACAGTGACAACCTTTTCGACCCGTCTGAGGTATATATTTGACAGCCCATGCCATCTCCTCTCCACCACCATTAATTTGTCTATTTCATTGACTTAATGAGAAGCTAAGATAAATCACGAGCATCACAAAGATAACTAAAGCAATAACATAACAGCAAAGaaccaaaaaccaacaaaaaaaaaaaaaaattcacctcAGAGTATAACCATAtgagaaaatcataataatgtCTCATAACCTGACTCTGCAATGTTTGAAAAAATGATCATGTAAACAACTGAATccaaattacacattaaatgAGATGCAATTACTGGAACACCGAACTTTCTTGATTACAAATATGGCCtgatttacttttaattttttaagttttcacaatttatttaattatttataaataatcacGACTTTAGTTCCATTTGATTTTTAGTCGTTCTCTTAACATTTTGGGCTTTATAGTTTATACTTTTATGTTATATAGTTAGAAGTTAacgttaaaataattttttttttaaaaaaaagaatacacataatatcaaaaataaactatagtcctcaataaattaatttgtctcAAATATACTAGCTAGTACTAAATCATCACCATCAAAGTGAGTTTTTCGTCGACTAGCTATAATTTatcatctaatatatatgtaaacctCGCTTCTCTCGTGTTGTTAGCAacattacattttatatttattaaaaattaattctttatagatatagatatagatatgcAAGCAACAACCAACATAAATGCTTTTGTTGAAAGCAgcttttttcttaaattaagaCTTGTAAGTTGTACGGGTAATACCTAACTGATATGTGACTAATAACGTAACCGTACGTGGCACCTTCCTTCCTTGTCCGCCgcccaataataataataataataataataatagatacaTAGATTAGGCATATTTATTGCGACGATGGCTTGGGAGTGCTGTGAAGTTTTCCTCTCATGAATTTAATTGAATCCACCGATCGCTTCCGAATGAGTTGATGAATTGTGATGATTaatttggttggttggttggttggcgCGTACGTAGATCTCAGATCTTACGGAGAGACTGCAAAAGCAGTGGCCGACGCTGGCCTGTCCGAGCGGCGATGGATACAAGTTCTGGGAGCACGAATGGGACAAGCACGGCACCTGCTCCGAGAATGTCCTCAACCAACACAGCTACTTCCAGAAGGCTCTCGACCTCAAGTCCAGGGCCAATCTTCTTCAAGCGCTCTCCAGTTCAGGTACCCCCATCCATCCATCTCCCATCGCcgatcgatatatactaatattCTAtctcaagaataataataataataagaagaagaagaagttgggtACGCACTAGTTGGTAGCTGCAGCATGGATCTGAATCAAATGATGAATTTGTGAgatccaatccaaatctaggcTGAATAAGTTCCTCATTGGATCTGGCCCTGCCTGTGGCCTGATCCCTACCATTAATCACAGAGGACTGGGAGCTTAGAGGAGGAGCAAGTTAGTAGTATTTCACGACTCTGAGTGACATGAAATGGTGATACTGAATTAGTTAGTAGTCAAGCCGCCCGCCCCTGTTACGTATGGGCCTAAAACACACACTCTGTGTGTTGTGATCAATTCACAAATGATTGATTGAATTTCTGGTTCTGGGTTGCAGGTATTCGACCCAATGGGAAATATTACAGCCTAGATAGCATCAAAGAAGCCATCCAAGGAGCTCTTGGGGTTTCGCCTTACGTCCAGTGCAACGTGGATCCATCGGGCAACGACCAGCTCTACCAGGTTTACCTCTGCGTGGACTCTTCCGCCACCGACTTCATGGAATGCCCGGTTATGCCGCACGGACGCCGCTGCGGTTCCAGGATCGAGTTCCCTCCCTTCTCAGATTCCAATTCCATTGGAGAAGATTACGTTGAAGAGATTTGAACCCCCACACCCACCGCGCCTGTGCCCGTGGAGTGGATTATATATGTTGTAATGAGTTTTtcctaaaacaaaaacaatgtcTCTAATCATCCATGCATGCATAATCAACTCAGTAATAAAGCACAATAACTACATAGCTACTAGTTTCTCTCTCTGTCAAAGAATCAATGAATTAATGATCTAAAAAGGGAATTTAAGAATGAAAAATTATAGATTTCATGATAAATGTACATGACTTCACTGCAAGGCGGGCAATCAATGAATCTGTTCATCGCACTACTTCTAAGAGTTCAACAAAAAAATCTGCCTTGGATACTGGAGAAGTAAAACAATAACTACAACAAACTACGCACCACGCCTTTATCTCATTACATGGGATCAgcactcaaaaaataaataaataaataaatacagactAAAGAAATTAAAGCAGTGAGACTCTAGGGACAAATTGATGTACAAATCAAAATTATACAAGAAAAGGAGATCAAACCCAAAGAATACAAAAAAGACAATTGAGATGGcaaaaagagaaacaaacaaTTGAAAGACAAGAAGGGGCAAACCTTAATTACCAGAAAGGCTAGCGGTTGTGTGGTCTTGTTGAGATGCATAGAGTGGTCCATGTTCCAATACTGTGACAAATGATATATGAATGAACACTCCACCTTGACATGAAAATGGAAAAGCTCTTGTTCATATATACAAGACACTGGCCATTTGGGCATGAGTCTTGCTACCTCAGGTTGTCCTCTGTTTCTGCAGGTGCTTTTTCTTGATGGAACTTTTTACCATCagcttgtttttgttttatcaatGTGACTAGTGAAGACTTTAGgttagtgtttgttaattaatacATGAGATATAAAAAGTGGGATATGAAAAGTATTATGgacaaaaataatgaattttatgtCGTTATTATTCTTATCAacaagtaacaaaaaaaaaaaaaaaaatgacatgtttttatatttgacccaattcaagaaaaaaaaccaaacaaattcaacttttgaataTTAATCTGGAAGGATTTGAGATAGATCTGGTAGATTAGTTATCATCCAAATTTAGTATGACAAATCTTCTATCAACTTGTAAGtctgaaaatttcaaaaataacatcGAATATCTTGTCTCGTCCCCCGGCTATATAAAGGACAAGAACCCCCATTCCCCATTGATAATAGCATCTAAATCTAACTCATCTTTGCTCACAACATTACCATTCACTAGTACTACTTTATTGACTTAAGAGTTAGAAATTAAACTAGGGGATCCAACTCCACCTCTTCTTGCAAGTGCtgatattaaaaacatttaatgtGATTTGATATCAATATGTTTATCTCTATAATTCcatgataataaaataagtttACTAAGCAAATGCTGATTTTTGTGTTGTTATCTTATGTAATTAAGATATAACAAAATTTGGATAATTTATTCTATTGTTgtctaaatacaataataaatttgtaattacgAAAAAATATTCATGCTGAGTTTCTAGTTTCTAAGACACCTACAAAAGAGAAAAGGGTTAAGGGCATGGAATTAATGTCTTCTGCATAGGTCCTCCGATATTTAAATTAGTCTTTACAGAAAAGTGTAGTAAAATAAGAAGATTATAGTCTAAGTAGAGTTTTAGTTCTACTTCAATCGTAAAAAtcacttcttatttatagaggttgaagTTGATAAGTAAATGAGCATTCTCATCTTTCAAATCATCTATGCCAAATTTTTATGTACGTAGAAACATCAAATTAATGTGAGTTTGATATATTCTTGGAAGCGAGAGAGACTCCTGAGAAGGTCTCTGGGAAAGTCTCTTGGGgagagtgcaattttgttcaccccctttaacggtggtgaacatcaccctcacaaaattgtgagggtgaaaaaaagCAACGGAACGACATTAAAATATTGATTGCCGTTCCGTTgctttttcaccctcacaaaaattgtgagggtgatgttcacccccgttaaagggggtgaacaaaatcgcactctctTGGGGACGTCAATTCTATTGGGAAGGGCTCCCGAACTTTTCTTTTAGGACTTCATTCTCTTGGGTATATCTTAAAGTTTGGTTCATTTTCTTAGACACAACACGTTAGATTCTTAAATTcacttaaatattaaattttaatatttaaaatttatcaaatcaattaaaatttagcacCTCATTTGAATTTAGTAACTTACTGAATTTCTCAATCACTGAGTTAAGATCagacttaaaatttaaaataggaGGTTGATTCCGTCTGTCTCGAAGCCATAATTTTCATCTTAAGGAGTCGATCAAAGACCAAATGGGAGTTGGCTATTCACTAGGAGACAAGGAAAGAAAAACTAATGAATAAAgaagcataataaaaataacaataagaCAAGCTGCCACCAAACTTAGATAGACACTTATTCATTAATTTGTAACCATGTGATAATTgtgatttgaaatttaaatataattttaattaaaatttatttataattaaaaatatatattcgtGGTTCATCTTTGATCAGAAGGTAAAATTTGACctaaacattatttattttttaatttgactaataTCTCACattaatgtaataataaaatagttgaATTCTATAGAAGC is a window encoding:
- the LOC127788013 gene encoding extracellular ribonuclease LE-like, which encodes MELPTPPLLHTHSAMKSTSSILLIKLFILQCSLSLLCVAVAQQDFDFFYFVQQWPGSYCDTKASCCYPTTGKPATDFGIHGLWPNYKDGSYPSNCDPDSHFNRSQVSDLISRMQRSWPTLACPRGDGSLFWSHEWEKHGTCSESVLDQHHYFKTALNLKETLGLLPILQSAGINPDGGSYSLSRIRGAIKDALGFTPWIECNVDASGNSQLYQVYVCIDNQGSNTIECPVLPTGSKCASTVQFPSF
- the LOC127789005 gene encoding ribonuclease 1-like gives rise to the protein MKGRQSSFVFIKLLVIQSVAALSVARDFDFFYLVQQWPASYCDTKRSCCYPTTGKPAEDFSIHGLWPNYDDGTYPSNCDSDNLFDPSEISDLTERLQKQWPTLACPSGDGYKFWEHEWDKHGTCSENVLNQHSYFQKALDLKSRANLLQALSSSGIRPNGKYYSLDSIKEAIQGALGVSPYVQCNVDPSGNDQLYQVYLCVDSSATDFMECPVMPHGRRCGSRIEFPPFSDSNSIGEDYVEEI